The Streptococcus parasanguinis genomic sequence CCAGGAATATACCTTCCTAAAATCATATTATTCATGAAGTAACAGCTCCTTTAGTTCCTCAATTTTGATTGGTAGTCTGTCCAGAGGAAGTCCTCTTCGTTTCAATTGAAGCGCAAAATTCGTAATTTGAGGGACTCCTAATTGAAGTTTTTGTAAATACTCAACCTGTTGAAACACTTCCCTTGGGGATCCGTTTAGGACAAGTTTTCCCGCTTCTAAAGCAAATACGGTATCAGCAAAATTTGCTACATCATCCATCGTATGAGTTACCAGAACTAGGGTCATCCCATTTTTATGTAATGTCTCAAACAGCGCCATCAATTCCTTTCTTCCAGCAGGATCTAGCCCTGCTGTCGGCTCGTCCAATACTAAAATCTCTGGTTCGATAGCTAAAATACCCGCGATCGCAACCCGTCTCATCTGTCCACCAGATAGTTCAAATGGACTTTTATCATAGATAGACTCTTCTAAACCAACGATCGCTAATTTTTCTTTGGCTATTTCCTCCGCTTTATCCTTAGGTACCCCAAAATTTTGTGGTCCAAAGGCTACATCAGCTAGAACAGTTTCCGCAAATAGCTGACTTTCTGGAAATTGAAAAACCAAACCGACTTTTTTTCTCAGGTACTTCATTTCTTTTGGCTCAGAATGATTATCTAAAACAAAATCTTCAAATTGAATCGTTCCTTTAGTCGGACGCAGTAAACCATTTAGTAATTGCAACAAAGTAGACTTGCCACTACCAGTATGCCCGATAATGGCTGTATAAGATCCATCTTTTATTTCCAAACTAATATCAGAAAGCGCCTGCCCTTCAAAAGGACTTCCCTCTTGATAAGTATAATAGACATTCTTTAAAGAGATTCCCATAGTTGGTCTAATAACTCACTTTCTGTTAGATAGTCCTGCTTTAGCGGAAAATGCGAGCTGAGAGATTCTTGGACCTGCTTACTAAAAGGCTTATCTAATCCAATCTCATTGAGGTCATTTCTTGAAAACAATTCCCGCGGCGTCATAGAAGACTCTAGTTTTCCCTTTTGAAACACGAGTGTTCGATCACTTAAGGCAATTTCGGTTAAATCATGGGTAATGGAGATAATTGTTAATTGAAATTTTTTTTGAAGTTCTCTCATTACCGCCATTAGATCCTCTCTACCTTCTGGATCTAACATACTAGTTGCTTCATCAAGGATAATAATAGTTGGTCTCAAGGCGATAATACCTGCTATAGCCACCCGTTGCTTTTGACCACCTGACAAACGAGATGGTTCGCGATCTTTAAACTCCAGCACACCAACTTGCTCAATAGCCTTCTCCACACGTTGAAGCATTTCTTCCCGTGGAATTCCTTGATTTTCTAAACCAAAGGCAACATCATCTTCTACTGTCGCACCAACAAATTGGTTATCAGGATTCTGAAATACAATCCCAATTTTACTACGGATTTCCCATATAGTTTCACGAGTCAGTTGTTTTCCATCAACGTAAATCTCACCAGACTCAGCTTCCAAAAGACCATCAATCAGACGTACAACTGTAGATTTCCCACTACCATTATGTCCAACAATCGAAAGCCACTCTCCTTGTTTCACGTGAAACGAAACCGTGTCAATTTGATACTCTTCTACTGTTTTATCGTATCGAAAGGATACATTTTTTAGCTCAATCATCTGTTTCATTTATTTAAATGTGTCTTTAAAGAGATAGCTACTTCCCTTAAAGTAGTCGTAACCAGAATAAATTGTGAAAATCAAAGCAATATAAAGCAACACTTGCCCTGGAAGAGTCCAATGGCAAAGCAAAAAGATAATGGCAAACATTTGGCTAAAGGTTTTAATTTTTCCTGGCATGGCTGCAGCAAGAACTGTACCACCTGTCTCAACAAGTAGAAGACGCAAACCAGTAACAGCTAACTCACGACAAATGATAACGGCTGCAATCCAAGCAGGAACCATTTTTAATTCAATCATCATGATAAAAGCTGACATGACCAATAATTTATCTGCCATTGGATCCGCAAATTTACCAAAATTACTAACTACATTCCATTTTCGTGCAAGAAAGCCATCTAAATAATCTGTAATACTAGCAATTGCAAAAATAACTGCCGCTACAATATGTCCTAAGTAAGAGTGACTTAAACTTAAAATGGCAATAAAAATAGGAATCATCACAACCCGAATTAATGTCAATGCATTAGGAATATTTTCTTTTTTCATACTTCCTCCAAAAAATAAACTATCTTTACATCTATTTTACAGATGCTGTAAACTCATAAAAATATACGATATAAATCACAAAGCCAAGGATGGTAAAACTAACTAGTAGATAATACAGGATTGGTAACCAGCTCGCTTTCTGTCTTAATTTTCTTGAATGAAGCTCTTCGTCATCTACAAGTATTTCTTCATCAAATAACAATTCTTTTCCTTCACGAAAAGCTGTCAATAGGATGGACTCATCTAATCCCAAAGCCCATGCTAACTTTTTAAGATAGATCTGAGCGTAAAAGGGACTCGGTAATAGATCAAACTCATCGTTTTCCAACGCTTCTATATAAGGAATTTCAATAGCTGTCTTATTTGACACATCCTGTAAACTTAAGTGTAAATTTACTCTTGACAGTCTTAACACTTGACCAATCGTTCTCTTCTTCATGTTTTCCCTTCTTGATACATTGTTTACTACTTTTGAAAAATCATATAGTCAACCATCTCAGCCTGGTCGATGAACTGACGCCCTAATTTGATGATATCTTGTAAACTAATACCTTGTAAAATCTTTGGAAGATCATAAGAAGTGCTACCGTCTGAAAAATATTCAAACTGAGTGGCACTATACTCAAGCGAATTTAAACCTTGTAAGAAATCACCAAACATTTCGCTTTTAATCGTATCCAAATGTTCTTGATTCACATCTGGATCCTTCTCAAATTGTTTGATCGCTGATCTAAATTGATGAGATAAGGACACCGGTTCTTGAGTATCCATTGTCAAAATAACGAAATGAAATAATTCCTCAACCTCGACTTCAAGTGTCAATGAGTTGTCAATCTTCCCAGCTTCATATAAACTTTGAAACCGTTGCGAAGTCCAACCAAACATCATCGAAAACAGTAATTTCAACATCAATTTATAACGAAATTTTTCCTCTTCCTTAATGATATCATTTCCTCGAATTCCAATTGCCAACTTAGGAGTAGCAACTTCCATTCTACAAGATTGATTCAATCTTACTTCATTTTTTTCTACAGGAAAACGTTCTAACTCCACAGATGGATGAAGAGGAACTCGATCATATTTCTTTACTACTTGCAATACTTCATCAACATCAAAGTTTCCGATCACTAATAAGTGCATTTGAGAGGGATGATAGAATAGGTCAAAGTTTTCACGGAGATTGTCTATTGTAATGTTAGAAATAGAATCCCTCGTCCCAGCAATATCGTCTGCTAAAGGTGTTCCAGGATATAAATTTTCTAACGCACCAAAAAATAATCGATAGTCTGGGCTATCTTGGTACATTCCAATTTCTTGTTGAATGATTTCTCTTTCCTTAGATACAGATTTTTCTGTAAAGGAAGCCTTTGAAACCATCTCCAATAACAATTGAATATTTTCAGTGACTTTTGAAGTTGTTGAGAAAAGATAACTTGTCTTTGTAAAGCTTGTAAAGGCATTGCTTTCCGATCCTAAATGAACGAATTTTTTTAAATAATCTTGACCATTTTCATCTTCAAATACTTTATGTTCTAGAAAATGAGCAATTCCTGCAGGATATTGTCGTTCATCCCCATTCACTAGAATTCGTGTATCCACTGAGCCAAACTTAGTTGTGATGATTCCATAGGTTTCATAATAATCTTCTTTGGGAATTAAATGAATAGTCAACCCATTTGACAAGCGTGTAAAGTAAACTTGCTCGCCAACTGATTCATAATATTTTTCTTTAATTTTCAATCTTTACACTACTTTCCTTCCATAAAATAAACAGACTGTAAATTAATTGTTTTTGCCACTTCAATAATTTCTTCTCTACTAACCTTATCGATGGACTCTAACCACTCTTCTAAAGAAAGGACTTTCGTTCCTAGGATCGTTTTCAGATATTCCCTTTCAATCAAGGTATTTTGCCGATCCTGTGCTAATAAGGTCGTATTCACCAACATTTCTTTTGTCAATTGAAGCTCTGACTCTGTAAACTTGCCTCGTTTTAAATCATTCAACTGTCGCATAATCAAGGTCATTACTTTCGTACGAGATTCCTTATCAATACCTGCAAAAACCCTCATGAAGCCTGTAAAAATATCAAAATGGCTTGAGATAGTATAAGCAAGGCCTTCTTTCTCACGTATTATTTGAAAAAGTCTCGAATGCGAGAAAGCTCCCAGCATCCCATTTAATACAACTAGAGGGATATGGAGAGATTCTCCATACTGGGTAGAAAAATGATAACCTAATTCTAAAATAGATTGTTGGTTTTGTTTTTGCTCTAACTTTTCTCTTACAACATTTGTAAAAGGTTGTTGATAGGTGACAGACAAATTGTTATCACGTGGCTTGAATTCAAACTGGTTCACTCGATCCACAATAGCGACCTCATTAAAGTCACCTATGAAAAAGAAGTCAATGTTATCTAATTGGAGCATCTGATGAAACTGTTCAAGAGAACTTTGAGCTGTTTCTTGTCTCACTAAATCAACTTTCCCCAATCTTGACATCCCGATTGTTTCGTCTTCAAAAAATAGTTGATTCAATTTCCCATGTGCATAATAATAAGGCTCTTCAATTTCTGACTCCAAATCGGAAATCGTATTTTTCTTTTCAACGTCAAATGTATCACTGTCAAAGTGATCTTCTACTACCAAAGGTGAAAAGAAGATAGTTTCTATAATGTCCAAAACCTCATCAGTAAGAACATTTTTCTTGCTCAAAAAGTCATCGCGCACAAAGGAAATATTCAAATCAACATAATGAACACGACCCCTCTTAGAGACTGAGGTGGACAATTCTACCCCGTATAGACTCGCTAATTTTTCACGGAATAATTGTGAAGTTGGATATTTTTGATTTGCAGTTTCCATCATACAGGCTACTAAAACACGCGCAGCCACGGTATTTTCATCTAATGGCGATGAAAAACGGACCTTAATTTTATTGGTTTTAAATTTTTTTGATTGAAGAAAGTGAAGATTCACGCCCTTTACTAATTCCATTTTCATCCTCGTTCTACTCAATAGTAACTTTCATTATAACACGAAATCACACTAAAATCCTAATTCAAACTGTGAAAAAACTCCTCAAATCACTCAACATTCTCTACCCTAGAAAAACTAAAAATATGGTATAATAACACGCAAAGAGGTGAACTATGAATTACAAATTATTTGATGACTTTATTACATTACAAGCAATCTTAAAAGAACTCGGTATTATACAGAGTGGTGGTGCAATCAAAGCCTTTCTTCAAGAAAAAGAAGTCTTTGTTAATGGTGAATTAGAACAACGGAGAGGCCGTAAACTTCGTGTCAATGATCAAATTGACATTCCTGAACTGAACATGACTATCACCATTCTTGAACCTTCTCAAGAAGAAATAGAAGAGCATCTTAAAGAAAAGGAAGAAAAGGAACGTGTTGCTAAACTTGTCAAGCAACTCAATCAACAACAAAAAAAACAACCGAAAAAGACTAACAAAAAAGAAAAAGCAATTCGCTTTCCTGGTATCTCCTAATGTGGTTAAAACAGTTATCCATTCAACATTTTCGTAATTATCAAGAACTTGAAGTCGAGTTTCATCCTGGATTAAATATTTTCCTAGGTCAAAATGCTCAAGGAAAGACCAATATTCTCGAATCAATTTATTTTCTAGCTTTAACCAGAAGTCATCGAACACGAAATGATAGAGATCTCATCTATTTTGAATCCACCGATTTTAAAGTTTCTGGTCAATTACAAAGAGAAACTGGTCCCCTTCCATTAGAAATTTCCTTAACACCAAAAGGTCGGATAACTAAGGTAAATCATTTGAAACAAGCCAAATTATCGAACTATATTGGCCATATGAATGTTGTCCTTTTCGCACCCGAAGATTTGCAACTGATCAAAGGATCACCTGCAGGACGTCGAAAGTTTATTGACATTGAATTAGGTCAGATGAAACCTCTCTATTTATCCGACTTATCTCAATACAACCATGTACTGAAACAAAGAAACAGTTATCTAAAAAATTCAGAAAAAATTGATGCTACATTTTTGGAGGTCTTAGATTCACAACTAGCTAGTTTTGGAAGTCGCGTCATCCATCATCGGCTTGAGTTTATTAAAAAATTAGAAGCTAAAGCAAAAGAAAAACACACTCGACTTTCTGACAACAAAGAAGACCTATCGATTCAATATCAGTCAACTGTTTTTTCTGAAGAAGGAAATGATATAGAAGAGCAGTTTCTCTCTATGTTGGAAAAAAACCGTCAGAAGGATATTTTTAGGAAAACAACAAGTATTGGGCCTCACAGGGATGATTTGGCATTTTTTATCAATAATATGAATGCTACCTTTGGTAGTCAAGGCCAGCATCGAAGTGTTGTTCTCTCTCTAAAATTAGCAGAAATCGAATTGATGGAAGAAATCACAAGAGAAAAGCCTATTTTATTACTTGACGATGTCATGAGCGAACTTGACAATTATCGTCAACTTCAACTACTTGAAACCATCTCTAATAATATTCAAACATTTATTACAACGACCACTCTTGATCATTTAAAAGAACTGCCTGAAGAGTTGAAATTTTTTACTGTTCAAGCCGGTCATATCAAAACAGCATCTTGACAATACTGTCAAGATGCTGTTATTTTTTATTTACAAATGTGTAAATTTATTGTGCCGAGTAGTTAGGCGCCTCGTTTGTAATTTGTACATCATGAGGATGGCTTTCTTTCAATCCGGCACCACTCATTTCAACAAATTGTGCATGATCATGTAAATCTTGAATGGTTGCTGCACCAACATAACCCATACCTGAACGAATACCACCGATCATTTGGAAGACCATATCTGCTACAGAACCTTTATAAGCAACGCGTCCTTCAATTCCTTCAGGGACTAATTTATTGGCTTCATTGACAGATCCTTGGAAGTAACGGTCGCTAGAACCTTTCTTCATTGCTGCAATAGATCCCATACCACGGTATGTTTTAAATTTACGACCTTGGAAGATTTCTGTTTCACCTGGTGCTTCATCTGTACCTGCAAGCATTGAGCCAAGCATAACCGCATTTCCACCAGCTGCGAGTGCTTTGACAATATCTCCTGAATACTTGATACCACCATCAGCAATGATCGTTTTTCCATATTCACGAGCTACAGCGGCTGCATCATAAATAGCAGTCACTTGAGGAACACCAACCCCTGCTACAACACGAGTTGTACAGATAGAACCTGGTCCAATTCCGACTTTAACAACGTCTACCCCTGCATCAAATAACGCACGAGCGCCTTCAGCTGTTGCAATATTTCCAGCGATCAAGGTACGATTTGGAAAATGAGCACGAATTTCTGCAATTTTACGAAGAACCCCAGCAGAATGTCCATGAGCAGTATCGATAACAATTGCGTCTGCACCTGCTTCAAAAAGGGCTTCTGCACGTTCAAAGGTATCCGAAGTAACCCCTACAGCACCAGCTACAAGCAAACGACCAAATTCATCCTTAGCCGCATTTGGAAACTCAATAACTTTTTCAATATCTTTGATTGTAATCAAGCCAGAAAGACGACCATTTTCATCTACCAATGGTAATTTTTCAATACGGTGCTCTTGTAGAATACGCTCAGCTGTTTCCAAATCAGTACCAACTGGTGCAGTCACCAAATTTTCACTTGTCATGTGATTTGAAATAGGTTGATTGTAATCAGAAATAAAGCGCAAGTCACGATTGGTAAGAATACCAACTAATTTACGATTTTCAAGTGTTTCAACAACTGGAACACCACTGATGCGGTATCGTCCCATGAGCTCATTTGCTTCTAAAATTGTATGAGATGGGGTCAAATAGAAAGGATCAATAATAACACCATTTTCAGAACGTTTCACCTTCCGTACTTCATCTGCCTGTTGCTCAATTGACATATTTTTATGGATCACACCAAGTCCACCAGCACGTGCCATTGCAATTGCCATTTGACTTTCTGTCACTGTATCCATTGCGGCAGTAATGATTGGGATGTTCAAGCGTAAATTACTTGCTAATTGTGTACTTAAATCTGCATCATTAGGCAATACGTGACTTTCTGCTGGAATCAAAAGCACGTCATCGAATGTAAACCCTTTTTTTAAAAACTTTGTATCCCAATTAGACATTAGATGGATCCTCTTTTCTTTTTATTGAGCAAGGCTCGAATTTTTATTGTTAATATCATACCATTCTATCGCAATTTGTCAATCATTTATTGGTAAATTATCAATGAACAGTAAAGAAATGTTCGCTATTAATGAAGTCGTTTTATTTTTTAAAATAGGTAATTCCCATCGCAGATTTTACTTCATCCAGTGTTTGAGCTGCTACATTTCGAGCACGCTCACTTCCTTTTTCAAGAATAGAGTATACTTCCCCCATATCCTTTGCAAACTCAAGGCGTTTTTCACGAATTGGTCTTAATTCACGATCTAAAATTTCTAAAAGATATCGTTTGGTCTTTACATCACCAAGTCCACCACGTTGATAATGTTCTTTCATTTCTGCAATTTCAGCTGCATCTTCTGGACGGCCAAATACATCCAGGTAATGAAATACCATATTCCCTTCGATTTTTCCTGGATCCTCTACTTTAATATGATCCGGATCAGTATACATACTCATCACTTTTTTCTTTAAAGTATCTGCATCATCAGCTAGATAAATTCCATTATTCAACGATTTAGACATTTTAGCATTTCCATCTAAACCAGGTAAGCGACCAGCTCCCTCATTTTCAGGATAAATTCCTTCTGGTTCGACCAAAGCATCTGTGTTGTATGCATGGTTAAAGGAACGAACAATCTCACGAGTTTGTTCAATCATTGGTTTTTGGTCATTTCCTACTGGAACAAAATTTGCTTTAAATGCTGTAATATCAGCTGCTTGTGAAATAGGGTATACCAAAAATCCTGTTGGAATACTCTCACCAAAACCTTTTTGAGAAATCTCAGTTTTTACAGTTGGGTTTCTTTCAAGTCGTGCCAAAGATACCAGATTCATATAATACATAGTCAATTCTGCCAATTCAGGAATCTGACTTTGAATGAAAATCGTAACCTTTTCAGGATCCAATCCTGCAGCAAGATAATCTAAAGCAACATTTCCAATAGATTCTACAATCGTTTTTGGATCTTTTGCATGGTCTGTCAAAGCTTGCTGGTCTGCTAGGAAAACAAACATATTATACTCGTCTTTATTTTGTAGCAAGACGCGATTTTTTAAAGAACCTACATAGTGGCCAATATGAAGTTTTCCTGTTGGTCTATCTCCTGTCAAAATGATGGGTTTTGTCATACTCTTCTCCTTAATCGTTATCCCTATCATTATAGCACTTTCTAGTTGAAAATGTTAGTCTTCCCTCTATGTTTGTGACGAAATTACACTTTACTATCTTGTCAACTAAATTTACAAAATTGTAAAAATAAATTGACACTAAAAAAGTTGAATTTTCCCCTATTTTCTAGTAAAATGAAGACATTATAGAAAGAGGAGAATATCATTGCTTACAGTATCAGACGTCTCACTACGTTTTAGTGATCGAAAATTGTTTGACGATGTCAATATCAACTTTACAGAAGGAAATACATACGGTCTTATCGGTGCCAATGGTGCTGGAAAATCAACCTTTTTAAAAATTTTAGCTGGAGATATTGAACCAACAACTGGTCATATTTCTCTTGGTCCTGATGAACGTTTGTCCGTTTTGCGTCAAAATCACTTTGACTATGAAGACGAACGGGTCATCGATGTTGTCATTATGGGAAATGAAAAGCTCTACAACATTATGAAAGAGAAAGATGCTATCTACATGAAAGAAGATTTCTCTGATGAAGATGGCGTCCGTGCAGCTGAACTTGAAGGTGAATTTGCCGAACTTGGTGGATGGGAAGCAGAAAGTGAAGCATCTCAATTGCTTCAAAATCTAAATATTTCAGAAGACCTTCATTATCAAACTATGAGCGAGTTAGCCAATGGGGATAAAGTGAAAGTTCTCTTAGCTAAAGCCCTTTTTGGTAAACCAGATGTCCTTCTTTTGGACGAGCCGACCAATGGATTGGATATTCAATCCATTACCTGGTTAGAAGATTTTCTGATTGATTTTGAAAATACGGTTATCGTTGTATCCCATGACCGCCACTTTTTGAATAAAGTCTGCACCCATATGGCGGATCTCGACTTTGGAAAAATTAAACTTTACGTCGGAAACTATGATTTCTGGAAAGAATCTTCTGAACTTGCAGCAAAATTACAAGCAGATAGAAATGCAAAAGCTGAAGAAAAAATTAAACAATTGCAAGAGTTTGTCGCACGTTTCTCAGCCAACGCTTCAAAATCAAAACAAGCAACTTCGCGTAAAAAAATGCTTGACAAGATTGAACTTGAAGAAATTGTTCCATCTAGTCGGAAGTACCCATTTATCAACTTTAAGGCAGAACGAGAAATTGGTAACGATCTCTTGACAGTTGAAAATCTTTCTGTCAAGATTGATGGTGAAACTATCCTTGACAATATCAGCTTTATCTTACGTCCTGGTGACAAAACCGCCCTTATCGGACAGAACGATATTCAAACAACCGCTTTGATCCGTGCATTGATGGATGATATTGAATATGAAGGAACTGTCAAGTGGGGAGTTACAACTAGTCGATCATATCTACCAAAAGACAACAGTCGTGATTTTGCAGGTGGTGAAAGTATTCTTGATTGGCTTCGTCAATTTGCAAGTAAAGAAGAAGATGACAATACTTTCCTTCGTGGTTTCTTAGGACGGATGCTCTTTTCGGGTGACGAAGTTAACAAGTCTGTCAACGTCTTGTCAGGGGGAGAAAAAGTTCGTGTCATGTTGTCTAAATTGATGCTCCTCAAGTCAAATGTTCTTGTACTGGATGATCCAACCAATCACTTGGATTTGGAGTCTATTTCAAGTTTGAATGATGGATTGAAGAATTTTAAAGAATCGATTATCTTTGCTAGCCATGACCACGAATTCATTCAAACACTCGCCAACCATATTATCGTTCTTTCAAAAAACGGCGTAATCGATCGTATTGATGAAACCTATGATGAGTTTCTTGAAAATGAAGAAGTTCAAGCAAAAGTGAAAGAACTTTGGAGTCAATCATAAAAATAAAGAGCCCTGAAATAATGATTTCAGGCTCTTTCAGTAGAAATATATGAATAAAACAAAGCTAAAAACATCCCTTTTTATAGTATCTTCTTTCCTGATTCCAGCTATCATGATGTTCTTTATTTACCTCTCACAAGGAATCTACTGGAACAGTGATACATCCCCCTTATTAGGAGATGGTTATCATCAGTATGTCATTTTTGATACCACACTTCGAAATATTTTACATGGGACAGATAGCCTATTTTACAGTTTCCAAAGTGGATTAGGCATTAATTTCTATGCACTCAGTAGCTATTATCTAGGAAGTTTCTTTTCTCCTCTTGTCTACTTCTTTAATGCACAATCCATGCCAGATGCTGTTTATCTCATCACTCTTCTTAAATTTGGAGCTATTGGATTAAGCACTTATATTAGTTTGCATGGAATGTTTTCTAAAATTCCTAGATTCCTGGTTCTTACCCTTTCAACATCATTTGCTCTTATGAGCTTTGCTATCAGCCAAATTGAAATCAAAACTTGGCTAGATGTTTTTATCCTAGCACCATTAATTCTTTATGGATTCAAAAAACTCATTTACAATGAGGGAGAGATTCTCTACTTTATCAGCTTAACCAGCTTGTTTATCCAAAATTATTATTTTGGGTTTATGATGTCTATTTTTCTTATTTTATGGTACTTGACACAACTGTCATGGGACATCAAAGGAATTGGAAAACGCTTCTTTCATTTTGTGATTGTATCTCTTTTATCAGTTATAACAAGCCTTGTGATGTTATATCCAACCTTCTTAGATTTACGCACTCATGGAGAAAGTTTTTCAAAGGTTGACAGTATCTTTACAGAAAAAAGTTGGTATCTTGACGTATTTGCGAAAAATTTCATTGGAAGTTTTGACACTACTAAATATGGATCAATTCCAATGATCTACGTGGGATTATTTCCACTTCTATTAGCGATCACCTTTTTCTTTGTAAAGTCGATCAAGTTTCACGTGAAACTTTCTTACTTTATACTCTTGATCATTCTTATTTTGAGTTTTCGTTTTCAATTATTAGATCTCCTTTGGCAAGGTATGCACGCGCCAAATATGTTTCTTCATCGATACTCTTGGATCTTTTCTTTGACGATTATTCTGATGGCAGGAGAAGTACTAAATCGAATAGAGGAGATCACTTGGATTCGTTTTAGTCTTGCTAATTTCCTCCTTATTCTAGGATTTGGAGCAACTGTCCTTTACAGCAGTCACTATAAATTTTTAGATGCTGTCAATTTTATTGTTACTTTTGAATTTTTAATTGCTTTCTATTTGGTCTGTTTAGGATTTATCCTAAAAAAGATACCGCCTAGACTTTTCTATCTTTCGATCCTTTTTTTCTCCATTTTTGAATTATCGGTAAATAGTTATTATCAAATGGAAGGAATTGCGAATGAATGGATCTTTGCTTCTCGGTCATCCTACGAACGCGACTTAAAAGCCATCCAATCCTTAGTAAGAGAGAAGACAGACTCAAATTATCGGACTGAGATTCTACATCCACAAACGGGCAATGATAGCATGAAGTATGGTTATAATGGAATTTCTCAATTTTCATCTGTACGAAATACGGATGCTAGCTCGACATTGGACAAACTAGGATTTAAATCTGAAGGAACTAACCTCAATCTTCGATACCAAAACAATTCTATTTTAATGGATAGTCTATTTGGTGTTCGCTATAATTTAAGCCAACAACCTGTTCAAAAATTTGGATTTAAAGAGATTGCAACCAAAAATGGAGTCTCACTTTCAGAAAACGAATATGCCTTACCAATCGCCTTTCTGTCAGCAAAACCTTATAAAAATACTTCCTTTACGAATTTGACACTGGATAATCAGACACGATTCATCCATCAAATCACAGATGAAAAATATAAATTTTATAAGAAATTAAATATTCTCTCGCCTACTTCACAAAATACTACATCTTCGTTGCAAACTGCAAAAATTGAAGAAGATAGTCATCTATCCTACGCAAGTATTCAATATGAAGTAACGGTTCCTGCCCATAGCCAACTATATGTCAATGTTCCAAATTTACAATTTTCAAACGATGATCGGAAAGATATTGAAATCAGCTACAATGGACAGACCCAACGCTATACCATTGATAATGCCTTTCCATTCTTTTCGATTGGCCATTTTGACACAGAGGAAACAGTTACTATTCGTTTGAGTTTTCCAGAAAATTCGACAGTCTCCTTTGATACACCAGAATTTTTTGCTCTGGATCTTGACCAATACACACAAGCTATCGCTAGCATTCGTCAGCAAGAAGTTGCTATTCACAAAAAGAAAAACAAATTGGTAGCAGCCTATAACGCAAATAGAGACACTACCCTTATTTTTACACTCCCTTATGATAAAGGCTGGTCAGCTAAACAAAATGGAAAGCCTAT encodes the following:
- the yaaA gene encoding S4 domain-containing protein YaaA, giving the protein MNYKLFDDFITLQAILKELGIIQSGGAIKAFLQEKEVFVNGELEQRRGRKLRVNDQIDIPELNMTITILEPSQEEIEEHLKEKEEKERVAKLVKQLNQQQKKQPKKTNKKEKAIRFPGIS
- the recF gene encoding DNA replication/repair protein RecF (All proteins in this family for which functions are known are DNA-binding proteins that assist the filamentation of RecA onto DNA for the initiation of recombination or recombinational repair.) yields the protein MWLKQLSIQHFRNYQELEVEFHPGLNIFLGQNAQGKTNILESIYFLALTRSHRTRNDRDLIYFESTDFKVSGQLQRETGPLPLEISLTPKGRITKVNHLKQAKLSNYIGHMNVVLFAPEDLQLIKGSPAGRRKFIDIELGQMKPLYLSDLSQYNHVLKQRNSYLKNSEKIDATFLEVLDSQLASFGSRVIHHRLEFIKKLEAKAKEKHTRLSDNKEDLSIQYQSTVFSEEGNDIEEQFLSMLEKNRQKDIFRKTTSIGPHRDDLAFFINNMNATFGSQGQHRSVVLSLKLAEIELMEEITREKPILLLDDVMSELDNYRQLQLLETISNNIQTFITTTTLDHLKELPEELKFFTVQAGHIKTAS
- the guaB gene encoding IMP dehydrogenase produces the protein MSNWDTKFLKKGFTFDDVLLIPAESHVLPNDADLSTQLASNLRLNIPIITAAMDTVTESQMAIAMARAGGLGVIHKNMSIEQQADEVRKVKRSENGVIIDPFYLTPSHTILEANELMGRYRISGVPVVETLENRKLVGILTNRDLRFISDYNQPISNHMTSENLVTAPVGTDLETAERILQEHRIEKLPLVDENGRLSGLITIKDIEKVIEFPNAAKDEFGRLLVAGAVGVTSDTFERAEALFEAGADAIVIDTAHGHSAGVLRKIAEIRAHFPNRTLIAGNIATAEGARALFDAGVDVVKVGIGPGSICTTRVVAGVGVPQVTAIYDAAAVAREYGKTIIADGGIKYSGDIVKALAAGGNAVMLGSMLAGTDEAPGETEIFQGRKFKTYRGMGSIAAMKKGSSDRYFQGSVNEANKLVPEGIEGRVAYKGSVADMVFQMIGGIRSGMGYVGAATIQDLHDHAQFVEMSGAGLKESHPHDVQITNEAPNYSAQ
- the trpS gene encoding tryptophan--tRNA ligase, which produces MTKPIILTGDRPTGKLHIGHYVGSLKNRVLLQNKDEYNMFVFLADQQALTDHAKDPKTIVESIGNVALDYLAAGLDPEKVTIFIQSQIPELAELTMYYMNLVSLARLERNPTVKTEISQKGFGESIPTGFLVYPISQAADITAFKANFVPVGNDQKPMIEQTREIVRSFNHAYNTDALVEPEGIYPENEGAGRLPGLDGNAKMSKSLNNGIYLADDADTLKKKVMSMYTDPDHIKVEDPGKIEGNMVFHYLDVFGRPEDAAEIAEMKEHYQRGGLGDVKTKRYLLEILDRELRPIREKRLEFAKDMGEVYSILEKGSERARNVAAQTLDEVKSAMGITYFKK
- a CDS encoding ATP-binding cassette domain-containing protein, which codes for MLTVSDVSLRFSDRKLFDDVNINFTEGNTYGLIGANGAGKSTFLKILAGDIEPTTGHISLGPDERLSVLRQNHFDYEDERVIDVVIMGNEKLYNIMKEKDAIYMKEDFSDEDGVRAAELEGEFAELGGWEAESEASQLLQNLNISEDLHYQTMSELANGDKVKVLLAKALFGKPDVLLLDEPTNGLDIQSITWLEDFLIDFENTVIVVSHDRHFLNKVCTHMADLDFGKIKLYVGNYDFWKESSELAAKLQADRNAKAEEKIKQLQEFVARFSANASKSKQATSRKKMLDKIELEEIVPSSRKYPFINFKAEREIGNDLLTVENLSVKIDGETILDNISFILRPGDKTALIGQNDIQTTALIRALMDDIEYEGTVKWGVTTSRSYLPKDNSRDFAGGESILDWLRQFASKEEDDNTFLRGFLGRMLFSGDEVNKSVNVLSGGEKVRVMLSKLMLLKSNVLVLDDPTNHLDLESISSLNDGLKNFKESIIFASHDHEFIQTLANHIIVLSKNGVIDRIDETYDEFLENEEVQAKVKELWSQS